Proteins from a genomic interval of Diceros bicornis minor isolate mBicDic1 chromosome 34, mDicBic1.mat.cur, whole genome shotgun sequence:
- the LOC131396765 gene encoding LOW QUALITY PROTEIN: zinc finger protein OZF-like (The sequence of the model RefSeq protein was modified relative to this genomic sequence to represent the inferred CDS: deleted 2 bases in 1 codon): MGRAGKNHCEYSECRTVRNQDLAQHDCICAEVKPYECVQCRKAFSSTSDLMQHQQIHTGEKLFECKECGKAFKHKFHLTYHQQIHTGEKPYECHDCGKTFTFKSIFVRHSKIHTQEKALECKECGNAFKQRSHLMYHQRIHTGEQPFECNECGKTFTQISSFFQHNSSHTGEKSFVCKDCGNSFSNRFNLSQHMKIHTGEKPYECRECGKAFYRKSHLTEHRRIHTGEKPYECSKCGKSFAYYSGFVQHTWIHTGEKPFKCKECGKSFCSKFNLSQHVMMHVGRKPHECNKCGKAIDQHSSCVHHRTHTGEKPFKCKVCGKAFCYISSLKRHMKKHTGEKLCECIKCGKAFILKSHLIKHQQISQ; the protein is encoded by the exons ATGGGTCGTGCAGGGAAGAACCATTGTGAATATAGTGAATGCAGGACTGTCAGGAACCAGGATCTTGCACAACATGACTGTATTTGTGCTGAAGTAAAGCCCTATGAGTGTGTACAGTGTAGAAAGGCCTTCAGCTCTACGTCAGACCTCATGCAGCACCAACagattcacactggagaaaaacttTTTGAGTGCaaagaatgtggaaaagccttcaaACATAAGTTCCACCTCACATACCACCAGCagattcacactggagagaagccctaTGAGTGCCATGACTGTGGAAAGACCTTCACCTTCAAATCTATATTTGTCCGCCATAGTAAGATCCACACTCAAGAGAAAGCCTTAGAGTGCAAAGAATGTGGAAATGCCTTTAAGCAGAGGTCCCACCTCATGTATCACCAGCGTATTCACACTGGAGAGCAGCCCTTTGAGTGCAATGAATGTGGAAAGACCTTCACCCAAATCTCATCTTTTTTCCAGCACAATAGTAGCCACACTGGAGAAAAATCCTTTGTATGCAAAGACTGTGGGAACTCCTTTTCAAACAGGTTTAATTTGAGTCAGCACATGAAGATTCACACTGGCGAGAAACCCTATGAGTGCCGTGAGTGTGGAAAAGCTTTTTACCGCAAGTCACACCTCACAGAGCACCGACggattcacactggagaaaagccctATGAATGCAGCAAATGCGGAAAGTCTTTTGCCTACTACTCTGGTTTTGTCCAACATACTTGGATCCACACTGGCGAGAAACCCTTTAAGTGCAAAGAATGTGGGAAAAGCTTTTGCTCCAAGTTTAACTTGAGTCAACACGTGATGATGCACGTTGGAAGGAAGCCCCACGAATGCAATAAATGTGGAAAGGCCATCGACCAACACTCGTCTTGTGTTCATCACAGGAcccacactggagaaaaaccatTTAAATGCAAAGTCTGTGGGAAGGCCTTTTGCTACATCTCTAGTTTAAAACGACACATGAAGAAGCACACTGGA GAGAAGCTCTGTGAGTGCATCAAGTGTGGGAAAGCTTTCATTCTCAAGTCACACCTCATAAAACACCAGCAGATCAGCCAGTAA